The following proteins come from a genomic window of Suricata suricatta isolate VVHF042 chromosome 5, meerkat_22Aug2017_6uvM2_HiC, whole genome shotgun sequence:
- the COL8A1 gene encoding collagen alpha-1(VIII) chain isoform X2, with protein MADDLGDEWWENQSAGAASSPEASDGEGGGGDTGMIPQETAPVPALPKKTKQPKECFLIQPKETKEDATKTRKRRKKKITDVLAKSEPKPGTPEDLQKMMKDYYSSSRSVIELEELNLPDSCFLKANDLTHSLSSYLKEICPKWVKLRKNHNEKKSVLMLIICSSALRALELIRSMTAFRGDSKVMKLFAKHIKVQEQVKLLEKRVVHLGVGTPGRIKELIKQGGLNLNPLKFLVFDWNWRDQKLRRMMDIPEIRKEAFELLEMGVLSLCKSQSLKLGLF; from the exons AAGCATCAGatggtgaaggaggaggaggagacacggGAATGATCCCGCAGGAGACAGCTCCAGTGCCTGCCCtaccaaagaaaaccaaacag CCTAAAGAATGTTTCTTGATAcaaccaaaggaaacaaaagaagatgccaccaagacaaggaaaagaaggaag AAGAAAATTACCGATGTTCTTGCAAAATCAGAGCCAAAACCAGGGACACCTGAAGACCTCCAGAAGATGATGAAGGACTATTACAGCAGTAGTCGCTCAGTGATTGAATTAGAGGAACTAAATCTACCAG ACTCCTGCTTCCTCAAGGCCAATGATTTGACTCATAGTCTTTCATCATACCTAAAAGAAA TCTGCCCTAAGTGGGTAAAACTTCGGAAAAACCATAATGAGAAGAAATCGGTCCTGATGCTGATCATCTGCAGCTCTGCCCTCCGGGCCCTGGAGCTTATTAG atCAATGACAGCGTTCAGAGGAGACAGCAAAGTtatgaaattatttgcaaaacacataaaG GTCCAGGAACAGGTAAAGTTGCTGGAGAAGCGTGTTGTGCACCTGGGTGTAGGAACTCCAGGGAGGATTAAAGAACTCATTAAGCAAG gtGGCCTTAATTTGAACCCCTTAAAGTTTCTGGTTTTTGACTGGAACTGGAGAGATCAGAAGTTGAGGAGGATGATGGACATTCCCGAG ATAAGAAAGGAGGCTTTTGAACTTCTGGAAATGGGAGTCCTCAGTCTGTGCAAGTCACAATCTTTGAAGCTGGGCCTTTTCTAA
- the COL8A1 gene encoding collagen alpha-1(VIII) chain isoform X3 has translation MADDLGDEWWENQSAGAASSPASDGEGGGGDTGMIPQETAPVPALPKKTKQPKECFLIQPKETKEDATKTRKRRKKKITDVLAKSEPKPGTPEDLQKMMKDYYSSSRSVIELEELNLPDSCFLKANDLTHSLSSYLKEICPKWVKLRKNHNEKKSVLMLIICSSALRALELIRSMTAFRGDSKVMKLFAKHIKVQEQVKLLEKRVVHLGVGTPGRIKELIKQGGLNLNPLKFLVFDWNWRDQKLRRMMDIPEIRKEAFELLEMGVLSLCKSQSLKLGLF, from the exons CATCAGatggtgaaggaggaggaggagacacggGAATGATCCCGCAGGAGACAGCTCCAGTGCCTGCCCtaccaaagaaaaccaaacag CCTAAAGAATGTTTCTTGATAcaaccaaaggaaacaaaagaagatgccaccaagacaaggaaaagaaggaag AAGAAAATTACCGATGTTCTTGCAAAATCAGAGCCAAAACCAGGGACACCTGAAGACCTCCAGAAGATGATGAAGGACTATTACAGCAGTAGTCGCTCAGTGATTGAATTAGAGGAACTAAATCTACCAG ACTCCTGCTTCCTCAAGGCCAATGATTTGACTCATAGTCTTTCATCATACCTAAAAGAAA TCTGCCCTAAGTGGGTAAAACTTCGGAAAAACCATAATGAGAAGAAATCGGTCCTGATGCTGATCATCTGCAGCTCTGCCCTCCGGGCCCTGGAGCTTATTAG atCAATGACAGCGTTCAGAGGAGACAGCAAAGTtatgaaattatttgcaaaacacataaaG GTCCAGGAACAGGTAAAGTTGCTGGAGAAGCGTGTTGTGCACCTGGGTGTAGGAACTCCAGGGAGGATTAAAGAACTCATTAAGCAAG gtGGCCTTAATTTGAACCCCTTAAAGTTTCTGGTTTTTGACTGGAACTGGAGAGATCAGAAGTTGAGGAGGATGATGGACATTCCCGAG ATAAGAAAGGAGGCTTTTGAACTTCTGGAAATGGGAGTCCTCAGTCTGTGCAAGTCACAATCTTTGAAGCTGGGCCTTTTCTAA
- the COL8A1 gene encoding collagen alpha-1(VIII) chain isoform X4, which yields MIKAIIKKSPQEASDGEGGGGDTGMIPQETAPVPALPKKTKQPKECFLIQPKETKEDATKTRKRRKKKITDVLAKSEPKPGTPEDLQKMMKDYYSSSRSVIELEELNLPDSCFLKANDLTHSLSSYLKEICPKWVKLRKNHNEKKSVLMLIICSSALRALELIRSMTAFRGDSKVMKLFAKHIKVQEQVKLLEKRVVHLGVGTPGRIKELIKQGGLNLNPLKFLVFDWNWRDQKLRRMMDIPEIRKEAFELLEMGVLSLCKSQSLKLGLF from the exons AAGCATCAGatggtgaaggaggaggaggagacacggGAATGATCCCGCAGGAGACAGCTCCAGTGCCTGCCCtaccaaagaaaaccaaacag CCTAAAGAATGTTTCTTGATAcaaccaaaggaaacaaaagaagatgccaccaagacaaggaaaagaaggaag AAGAAAATTACCGATGTTCTTGCAAAATCAGAGCCAAAACCAGGGACACCTGAAGACCTCCAGAAGATGATGAAGGACTATTACAGCAGTAGTCGCTCAGTGATTGAATTAGAGGAACTAAATCTACCAG ACTCCTGCTTCCTCAAGGCCAATGATTTGACTCATAGTCTTTCATCATACCTAAAAGAAA TCTGCCCTAAGTGGGTAAAACTTCGGAAAAACCATAATGAGAAGAAATCGGTCCTGATGCTGATCATCTGCAGCTCTGCCCTCCGGGCCCTGGAGCTTATTAG atCAATGACAGCGTTCAGAGGAGACAGCAAAGTtatgaaattatttgcaaaacacataaaG GTCCAGGAACAGGTAAAGTTGCTGGAGAAGCGTGTTGTGCACCTGGGTGTAGGAACTCCAGGGAGGATTAAAGAACTCATTAAGCAAG gtGGCCTTAATTTGAACCCCTTAAAGTTTCTGGTTTTTGACTGGAACTGGAGAGATCAGAAGTTGAGGAGGATGATGGACATTCCCGAG ATAAGAAAGGAGGCTTTTGAACTTCTGGAAATGGGAGTCCTCAGTCTGTGCAAGTCACAATCTTTGAAGCTGGGCCTTTTCTAA